Proteins encoded together in one Gemmatimonadota bacterium DH-78 window:
- a CDS encoding exo-alpha-sialidase: MTPTELAVPAVEGSGEPFLSSDGDRLWLSWLEPAGEEWALRLAAIDAEVGEPTIIVQRDDFFVNWADFPSVTALDDGRLAAHWLQRGGSGTYDYGVRVAWSDDGVEWSEPWTPHEDGTPTEHGFVSTLPQGSDLGLLWLDGRRYVDGPEGEATGEMTLRYRSAAGPTSAGPETVVDGRICDCCQTGSARTTDGWVVVYRDRSEDEIRDIYAARLVDGEWTEGRPVHRDGWHIEGCPVNGPAVAAEGDRVAVGWFTGAADQPRVHLAFSEDQGITFGEPVRIDGGDPVGRVDVVMDGDGARISWIETVGGSAELRMRRVTEAGVAEPPVVVATVSGARAAGFPQMVRHRGDLVFAWTDAVGDDTRVRVARWSRAGDDR, encoded by the coding sequence ATGACGCCGACCGAACTCGCGGTGCCCGCGGTGGAGGGCAGCGGCGAGCCCTTCCTGTCCTCCGACGGGGACAGGCTCTGGCTCAGCTGGTTGGAGCCGGCCGGCGAGGAGTGGGCGCTCCGGCTCGCCGCGATCGACGCGGAGGTCGGCGAGCCCACCATCATCGTCCAGCGCGACGACTTCTTCGTGAACTGGGCCGACTTCCCCTCGGTCACGGCGCTCGACGACGGCCGTCTCGCCGCGCACTGGCTTCAGCGGGGCGGCAGCGGCACCTACGACTACGGGGTGCGGGTGGCCTGGTCGGACGACGGCGTGGAGTGGTCGGAGCCCTGGACACCGCACGAAGACGGCACGCCCACCGAGCACGGCTTCGTATCCACCCTGCCGCAGGGATCCGATCTCGGGCTGCTCTGGCTCGACGGGCGCCGCTACGTGGACGGCCCCGAGGGGGAGGCGACCGGTGAGATGACCCTGCGCTACCGCTCGGCTGCCGGCCCGACGAGTGCCGGGCCGGAGACGGTGGTCGACGGCCGGATCTGCGACTGCTGCCAGACGGGGTCGGCGCGCACCACCGATGGATGGGTGGTGGTCTACCGCGACCGGAGCGAAGACGAGATCCGCGACATCTACGCCGCCCGCCTCGTGGACGGCGAGTGGACGGAGGGTCGGCCCGTGCACCGCGACGGATGGCACATCGAGGGCTGTCCCGTGAACGGCCCGGCCGTGGCGGCCGAGGGCGATCGCGTGGCGGTGGGCTGGTTCACCGGCGCGGCCGACCAGCCGCGCGTGCACCTGGCCTTCAGCGAGGATCAGGGCATCACCTTCGGCGAGCCCGTGCGGATCGACGGCGGAGACCCGGTCGGACGGGTCGACGTCGTGATGGACGGCGACGGGGCGCGCATCAGCTGGATCGAGACGGTCGGCGGCTCGGCCGAGCTGCGCATGCGCCGCGTGACGGAGGCGGGCGTGGCCGAGCCGCCGGTGGTGGTCGCGACGGTGTCGGGCGCCCGCGCCGCCGGCTTCCCCCAGATGGTGCGCCACCGCGGCGATCTCGTGTTCGCCTGGACCGACGCCGTGGGCGACGACACCCGGGTGCGGGTGGCCCGCTGGAGCCGTGCGGGAGACGACCGATGA
- a CDS encoding TlpA disulfide reductase family protein → MKRLAMLALVGVLAGCGESLEPAPRVGDALPDLTFATLARTDSLSLADLEGRPVLLNMWATWCPPCREEIPFLQALHEEYGPRGLRVVGVSSDNAGAFDQVEEFLASAGVTYENLLDPRSAAMDAFRLFGLPATYLVDHEGRITLVRPAPVSEADTAFLSTIETIVAAAEGDR, encoded by the coding sequence ATGAAGCGCCTCGCCATGCTCGCACTGGTGGGGGTACTCGCCGGGTGCGGCGAATCGCTGGAGCCCGCCCCGCGGGTGGGCGATGCGCTTCCCGACCTGACCTTCGCCACCCTCGCGCGCACCGACAGCCTGTCGCTCGCCGATCTCGAGGGGCGGCCGGTGCTCCTGAACATGTGGGCGACCTGGTGCCCTCCCTGCCGCGAGGAGATTCCCTTCCTGCAGGCGCTGCACGAGGAATACGGACCCCGGGGACTCCGCGTGGTCGGGGTCAGCTCCGACAACGCGGGCGCGTTCGACCAGGTCGAGGAGTTTCTCGCCTCGGCGGGCGTGACCTACGAGAACCTGCTCGACCCCAGGAGTGCGGCGATGGATGCCTTCCGGCTCTTCGGGCTCCCGGCCACCTATCTGGTCGATCACGAGGGCCGGATCACCCTGGTGCGACCGGCGCCCGTGTCGGAGGCCGACACCGCCTTCCTCTCGACGATCGAGACGATCGTCGCCGCCGCGGAGGGCGATCGGTGA
- a CDS encoding alanine racemase yields MTLDLTSVETPAGLVDRAAMEANARRVVAYCAEHGLAWRPHVKTHKSTRVARIQLEAGATGLTVATPHEAEVMAAVCDDLLLAYPPVGARKLERLMALPERVRLTVALDSTDVLHPLAAAARAAGRVVGVLVEVDVGLGRVGVQGVEAVVSLAREVAATEGVEWRGIAFYAGHLRGRAEENAEGMADLSHDVSALCDALAAEGLPPEVVSGGTTPTLWQSHEVARLTEVRAGTCIYFDRDGVAMGVAEPDHLAYTVLATVVSTAVAGRAAIDAGSKALAKETRGGLGSFGTLLERPDVNVVALSEEHGMLDLTGTDWRPAVGERVRIVPNHVCVSVNLQDRILVLDHGALEAWPLEGRGRLGGGA; encoded by the coding sequence GTGACGCTCGACCTCACCTCGGTGGAGACGCCCGCGGGGCTGGTCGATCGGGCGGCGATGGAGGCGAATGCGCGTCGCGTGGTCGCGTACTGTGCCGAGCACGGTCTCGCCTGGCGCCCTCACGTGAAGACCCACAAATCGACCCGCGTGGCGCGGATCCAGCTCGAAGCCGGCGCCACGGGGCTGACGGTGGCCACCCCCCACGAGGCGGAGGTGATGGCGGCGGTCTGCGACGACCTGCTGCTGGCCTATCCCCCCGTGGGGGCCCGCAAGCTCGAGCGCCTGATGGCGCTCCCCGAGCGAGTGCGGCTCACGGTGGCGCTCGACTCCACCGATGTACTCCACCCGCTGGCCGCGGCGGCCCGCGCGGCAGGCCGCGTCGTGGGGGTGCTCGTGGAGGTCGACGTGGGGCTCGGCCGCGTAGGGGTTCAGGGTGTGGAGGCGGTGGTGTCGCTCGCCCGGGAGGTGGCCGCGACCGAGGGCGTGGAGTGGCGCGGGATCGCCTTCTACGCGGGGCATCTCCGCGGGCGGGCCGAGGAGAATGCCGAGGGCATGGCGGACCTGTCGCACGATGTGTCGGCGCTGTGCGACGCCCTCGCCGCAGAGGGGCTTCCCCCCGAGGTCGTGAGCGGCGGCACCACGCCCACCCTCTGGCAGAGCCACGAGGTGGCCCGGCTGACCGAGGTGCGGGCCGGCACCTGCATCTATTTCGACCGCGACGGCGTGGCGATGGGTGTGGCCGAGCCCGACCATCTCGCCTACACCGTGCTGGCCACCGTGGTGAGCACGGCGGTGGCGGGGCGGGCCGCGATCGACGCCGGCTCCAAGGCGCTGGCGAAGGAGACTCGCGGAGGGCTCGGCAGTTTCGGCACCCTGCTCGAGCGACCCGATGTGAACGTCGTCGCGCTGTCGGAGGAACACGGCATGCTCGACCTCACCGGCACCGACTGGCGCCCGGCAGTGGGGGAGCGGGTGCGCATCGTGCCGAACCACGTCTGCGTGTCGGTGAATCTTCAGGACCGCATTCTCGTGCTCGACCACGGCGCGCTCGAAGCCTGGCCCCTGGAGGGTCGCGGGCGACTCGGGGGTGGCGCGTGA
- a CDS encoding glycosyl hydrolase yields the protein MKNWPTRCAAALALLALATTDATPVAAQEVDEALYSSLRWTNLGPARGGRSTGIAGSDSRPYEYYFGAAGGGLWKTTDAGQNWENVTDGFIGSSSVGAVAVCEADPDVVYIGTGETQLRGNIMQGDGAYRSDDAGETWEHIGLTETQNIARIRVHPTDCNTAWAAGFGKHSAENEERGIFKTTDGGQSWTKVLYRDPRSGGVDISVHPGNPDIVYAALWEAWRSSWGMSSGGPGSGLFRSTDGGENWTEITHAPGMPEGIVGKIGVAVSPVDSDRVYAIVEHDEGGVFRSDDGGDTWEHVNDNRNLRQRAFYYTRIYADPQEIDHVYVLNVGFFKSTDGGETFPQTFRPPHGDNHDLWIAPSDNSRMANANDGGGNVSLNGGDTWTDQDFATAQFYRVVTTNHEPYHVCGAQQDNSTACMPSSGWNHLSAAAGGDQFLYPVGGGESGYIAPHPVDTNLFYAGSYGGALTSFDHETGITRSINVWPENPMGQSAEDLVERAQWTFPIVFSPHDPDLLFTSTQKVWQTRDGGQSWKQISPDLSRAEPMTIGPSGGPITLDQTGVETFATVFAIAPSPHSPDVIWAGSDDGYVQITRDATADNPSWTNVTPPDAPDFVRINTIEASPHTPGKAYVAGIRYLVEDDRAPYVWKTEDYGQSWTKIVAGIEADHFVRAVREDPYRAGLLYAATEETVYVSWNDGESWKPLTLNLPLTQVSDLVVEEHDVVVSTHGRSFWILEDMLPLRQITPEMAEADAVLFDPVDPVRGFDNSVELFYYLGDDAEQVVFEFIGPDGEVIQTFGGDNPGPNPSMGEGAHRFSWNMRYPGYTDFEGRIFWAAGNAGPAALPGVYTARMTVDGTSYEQDFEVKMNPRAVADGVTMADLQERFDFAMQIRDRVSQANEAVIRIRRMKEQIEARQEAADNAELQELGDQVEEKLGAVEQEVYQVRNQSNQDPLNFPIKLNNKIAALLGIVERGETRPTDQSYDVFEKLTGELDAQLEILTIIIQQDVAQLNELLQSLGLDPIETENLIT from the coding sequence ATGAAGAACTGGCCCACGCGGTGCGCCGCCGCGCTCGCCCTGCTCGCCCTCGCCACCACCGATGCGACCCCGGTCGCGGCACAGGAGGTGGACGAGGCGCTCTACTCCTCGCTGCGCTGGACGAATCTCGGTCCCGCGCGCGGCGGTCGCTCCACCGGCATCGCCGGGTCCGACTCCCGCCCCTACGAGTACTACTTCGGCGCGGCGGGCGGCGGTCTGTGGAAGACCACCGACGCCGGGCAGAACTGGGAGAACGTCACCGACGGCTTCATCGGCAGTTCGTCGGTGGGGGCGGTGGCGGTCTGCGAGGCCGATCCCGACGTGGTCTACATCGGCACCGGCGAGACGCAGCTCCGCGGCAACATCATGCAGGGCGACGGCGCGTACCGAAGCGACGACGCGGGCGAGACCTGGGAGCACATCGGGCTCACCGAGACCCAGAACATCGCCCGGATCCGGGTGCATCCCACCGACTGCAACACGGCGTGGGCCGCCGGCTTCGGCAAGCACTCCGCGGAGAACGAGGAGCGCGGCATCTTCAAGACCACCGACGGTGGGCAGAGCTGGACGAAGGTGCTGTACCGCGATCCGCGCAGCGGCGGGGTCGACATCTCCGTGCATCCGGGCAACCCCGACATCGTCTACGCCGCGCTGTGGGAGGCGTGGCGGTCGTCGTGGGGCATGAGCTCGGGCGGTCCGGGGTCGGGCCTCTTCCGTTCCACCGACGGCGGTGAGAACTGGACGGAGATCACGCACGCGCCGGGCATGCCCGAGGGCATCGTCGGCAAGATCGGCGTGGCGGTTTCGCCGGTCGACTCCGACCGGGTGTACGCCATCGTCGAGCACGACGAGGGCGGGGTGTTCCGGTCGGATGACGGCGGCGACACCTGGGAGCACGTGAACGACAACCGCAACCTCCGCCAGCGCGCCTTCTACTACACGCGCATCTATGCCGATCCGCAGGAGATCGACCACGTCTACGTGCTCAACGTGGGCTTCTTCAAGTCCACCGACGGTGGCGAGACCTTCCCGCAGACCTTCCGCCCACCGCACGGCGACAATCACGACCTGTGGATCGCACCCAGCGACAACTCGCGGATGGCGAATGCGAACGACGGTGGCGGCAACGTCAGCCTGAACGGCGGCGACACCTGGACGGACCAGGATTTCGCCACCGCGCAGTTCTACCGCGTCGTGACGACCAACCACGAGCCGTACCACGTGTGCGGGGCGCAGCAGGACAATTCGACGGCCTGCATGCCGTCCAGCGGCTGGAACCACCTTTCCGCCGCGGCGGGCGGTGACCAGTTCCTGTACCCGGTCGGCGGCGGTGAGTCGGGCTACATCGCGCCCCATCCGGTCGACACCAACCTCTTCTACGCCGGATCGTACGGCGGAGCCCTCACGAGCTTCGACCACGAAACGGGTATCACCCGCTCGATCAACGTCTGGCCGGAGAACCCCATGGGGCAGTCGGCCGAGGATCTGGTCGAGCGCGCCCAGTGGACCTTCCCGATCGTCTTCTCCCCGCACGACCCCGATCTGCTCTTCACCTCGACGCAGAAGGTGTGGCAGACCCGGGACGGCGGGCAGTCGTGGAAGCAGATCAGCCCCGACCTGAGCCGCGCCGAGCCCATGACCATCGGGCCGAGCGGAGGGCCGATCACGCTCGACCAGACCGGTGTGGAGACCTTCGCCACGGTCTTCGCCATCGCGCCCTCGCCCCACTCGCCCGACGTGATCTGGGCCGGTTCGGACGACGGATACGTGCAGATCACGCGCGACGCCACGGCCGACAACCCGTCGTGGACCAACGTCACGCCCCCCGACGCGCCCGATTTCGTGCGCATCAACACGATCGAGGCCTCGCCCCACACCCCCGGCAAGGCGTACGTGGCGGGCATCCGCTACCTGGTCGAAGACGACCGGGCGCCCTACGTCTGGAAGACCGAGGACTACGGGCAGAGCTGGACGAAGATCGTGGCCGGGATCGAGGCCGATCACTTCGTGCGCGCGGTGCGCGAGGACCCCTACCGCGCCGGCCTCCTCTACGCGGCCACCGAAGAGACGGTCTACGTGTCGTGGAACGACGGCGAATCCTGGAAGCCCCTGACCCTCAACCTGCCGCTCACGCAGGTGTCGGATCTGGTGGTGGAGGAGCACGACGTGGTGGTGTCCACGCACGGGCGCTCCTTCTGGATCCTCGAAGACATGCTGCCGCTGCGGCAGATCACGCCGGAGATGGCCGAGGCCGACGCGGTGCTCTTCGACCCGGTCGACCCGGTGCGCGGCTTCGACAACAGCGTCGAGCTCTTCTACTACCTCGGCGACGACGCCGAGCAGGTGGTGTTCGAGTTCATCGGTCCCGACGGCGAGGTCATCCAGACCTTCGGCGGCGACAACCCGGGTCCGAACCCCAGCATGGGCGAAGGGGCGCACCGCTTCAGCTGGAACATGCGTTACCCCGGCTACACGGACTTCGAGGGCCGCATCTTCTGGGCGGCGGGCAACGCCGGCCCCGCGGCACTCCCGGGTGTGTACACCGCTCGCATGACGGTGGACGGCACCAGCTACGAGCAGGACTTCGAGGTGAAGATGAACCCGCGGGCCGTGGCCGACGGCGTGACCATGGCCGACCTGCAGGAGCGGTTCGACTTCGCCATGCAGATCCGCGACCGGGTGAGTCAGGCCAACGAGGCCGTCATCCGGATCCGTCGCATGAAGGAGCAGATCGAGGCCCGTCAGGAGGCCGCGGACAACGCGGAGCTCCAGGAGCTCGGCGACCAGGTGGAGGAGAAGCTCGGCGCGGTGGAGCAGGAGGTCTATCAGGTCCGCAACCAGTCGAACCAGGACCCGCTCAACTTCCCGATCAAGCTCAACAACAAGATCGCCGCGCTGCTCGGGATCGTGGAGCGGGGCGAGACCCGGCCGACCGATCAGTCGTACGACGTGTTCGAGAAGCTCACGGGTGAACTCGATGCTCAGCTCGAGATCCTGACGATCATCATCCAGCAGGACGTCGCGCAGCTGAACGAGCTGCTGCAGTCGCTGGGACTGGACCCGATCGAAACCGAAAACCTCATCACCTGA
- the rfaE1 gene encoding D-glycero-beta-D-manno-heptose-7-phosphate kinase encodes MTPDIRRLTPERAGEVLAAIAGVRALVIGDLMLDEYLQGSVDRISPEAPVPVVHVDREWWALGGAANVAANVAALGASCEVVGVVGDDAGGQRLTDALASLGARTSGVVAAPGRPTTVKTRVMARSQQVVRYDREEARDVRPEVEAALIEAIRREAAGCQVLILEDYNKGVLTSAVIRAVLQVGHEMDIPTVVDPKRLRFFEYGGVTLFKPNAKELADALGEHLDPDDPEWMERTRVRLDCRTLLLTLGERGVALVSEGGRFLRIPAVARAVYDVSGAGDTVVAVAAVALAAGADEFEAAILANHAAALEVQKAGVATVSPDEILTQTRTFLSRGDS; translated from the coding sequence GTGACGCCCGATATCCGCCGCCTCACGCCCGAGCGGGCGGGAGAGGTGCTCGCGGCCATCGCCGGGGTGCGGGCGCTCGTGATCGGCGACCTGATGCTCGACGAGTATCTCCAGGGGTCGGTCGACCGCATCTCGCCCGAGGCGCCGGTTCCTGTGGTGCATGTGGACCGCGAGTGGTGGGCGCTGGGCGGGGCCGCCAACGTGGCCGCCAATGTTGCGGCGCTCGGTGCCTCCTGCGAGGTGGTCGGGGTCGTGGGCGACGACGCGGGAGGGCAGCGACTCACCGACGCCCTCGCCTCCCTCGGCGCCCGCACCTCGGGCGTGGTGGCCGCGCCCGGACGGCCGACCACGGTCAAGACGAGGGTGATGGCCCGGAGTCAGCAGGTGGTGCGCTACGACCGCGAAGAGGCCCGCGACGTCAGGCCGGAGGTGGAGGCCGCGCTGATCGAGGCGATTCGCCGCGAGGCGGCCGGATGTCAGGTGCTCATTCTCGAGGACTACAACAAGGGTGTGCTCACCTCTGCGGTGATTCGGGCCGTGCTCCAGGTGGGGCACGAGATGGACATCCCCACCGTGGTCGACCCCAAGCGGCTCCGGTTCTTCGAGTACGGCGGCGTCACCCTCTTCAAACCGAACGCGAAGGAGCTCGCCGACGCCCTCGGCGAGCACCTCGACCCCGACGATCCGGAGTGGATGGAGCGCACCCGCGTGCGGCTCGACTGCCGGACGCTCCTGCTCACGCTGGGCGAGCGCGGCGTGGCGCTCGTGTCGGAGGGCGGACGCTTTCTGCGTATTCCGGCCGTGGCGCGAGCGGTCTACGATGTGTCGGGTGCCGGCGATACCGTGGTGGCCGTGGCCGCCGTGGCCCTCGCGGCCGGTGCCGACGAGTTCGAGGCCGCGATCCTCGCGAACCACGCGGCGGCACTCGAGGTGCAGAAGGCGGGGGTGGCCACGGTCTCTCCCGACGAAATTCTCACGCAGACCCGAACCTTTCTTTCACGAGGCGATTCATGA
- a CDS encoding RidA family protein, whose translation MRRIHTDQAPEAIGPYSQAMVCDGWVFCSGQIPLDPETMEVLDGDVSEQTELVMNNLARVLEAAGARLDTVVKTTIFLADMADFQKVNAVYGRHFGDHRPARATVAVRELPKSVSVEVECVARVA comes from the coding sequence ATTCGGCGCATCCACACCGACCAGGCCCCCGAGGCGATCGGGCCCTACAGCCAGGCGATGGTGTGCGACGGCTGGGTCTTCTGTTCCGGCCAGATTCCCCTCGATCCCGAGACGATGGAGGTCCTCGACGGCGACGTCTCCGAGCAGACCGAGCTCGTCATGAACAACCTCGCGCGGGTGCTCGAAGCCGCCGGCGCGCGCCTCGATACCGTCGTGAAGACCACGATCTTCCTGGCCGACATGGCCGACTTCCAGAAGGTGAACGCGGTGTACGGTCGTCACTTCGGTGACCATCGGCCCGCGCGTGCGACCGTCGCGGTCCGCGAGCTGCCCAAGAGCGTGTCGGTCGAGGTGGAGTGCGTGGCGCGCGTCGCCTGA